A single Lactuca sativa cultivar Salinas chromosome 8, Lsat_Salinas_v11, whole genome shotgun sequence DNA region contains:
- the LOC111906957 gene encoding glycosyltransferase BC10: MFNAPFVLLFALLLTLPLLFIFAPRILPPRRVVISLPDELDDLALFRRAVLSTVRPPGSVSRLGSTNAKPKIAFMFLTNTDLHFAPLWEKFFNSPKSNQQKLYNIYIHADPDSDVKSPGGVFENRFIPAKKTQRSSPTLISAARRLLATAILDDSLNAYFVLVSQHCIPLHSFRYVYKTLFRTPTESTRFPTRFPTRLSFIEVLSEEPQLWDRYTARGKNTMLPEVPFDKFRIGSQFYILTRAHSLMVIKDRKLWRKFRLPCLNVDSCYPEEHYFPTLLSMEDPNGVSEYTLTRVNWTGSVDGHPHTYHPAELSPELIRSLRVSNSTFSYLFARKFSPDCLLPLMSIAEKVIFRG, translated from the coding sequence ATGTTCAACGCCCCATTTGTACTCTTGTTCGCTCTCTTACTTACCCTACCTCTTTTGTTCATCTTCGCACCTCGAATCCTTCCTCCTAGACGCGTTGTAATCTCTCTGCCCGACGAACTCGATGACCTCGCGCTTTTCCGGCGAGCTGTTCTTTCGACGGTTCGCCCACCGGGATCCGTATCCCGTCTTGGGTCCACTAACGCTAAACCTAAAATCGCTTTCATGTTTCTCACCAACACTGATCTCCACTTTGCTCCTCTGTGGGAAAAGTTCTTCAACTCGCCTAAATCGAATCAACAAAAGTTGTATAATATATACATCCATGCCGATCCAGATTCCGACGTCAAGTCTCCTGGTGGCGTCTTCGAAAATCGATTCATTCCCGCGAAAAAAACGCAGAGATCTTCTCCGACTCTCATCTCCGCCGCCCGCCGCCTTCTCGCTACCGCCATCCTCGACGACTCGTTAAATGCTTACTTTGTTCTCGTCTCCCAACATTGTATCCCTTTGCATTCCTTTCGCTATGTATACAAAACCCTATTCCGAACACCTACTGAGTCTACTCGGTTCCCAACTCGGTTTCCGACTAGGCTCAGTTTCATCGAAGTGTTATCGGAGGAACCCCAACTGTGGGACCGGTACACCGCCAGAGGCAAAAACACCATGTTGCCTGAGGTTCCGTTTGATAAGTTCCGGATCGGGTCACAGTTTTATATTTTGACCCGGGCTCACTCTTTGATGGTAATAAAGGACCGGAAGCTATGGAGGAAGTTCAGGCTGCCGTGCTTGAACGTTGATTCGTGTTACCCGGAGGAGCATTACTTCCCGACGCTTTTGTCAATGGAGGATCCAAATGGAGTTAGCGAGTACACACTCACTCGGGTCAATTGGACAGGCAGTGTGGATGGTCATCCACATACATACCACCCGGCTGAATTGTCGCCTGAGTTAATCCGGTCGCTCAGAGTTTCTAATTCGACATTTTCGTATCTTTTTGCCCGGAAATTTTCGCCGGATTGCTTGCTGCCATTGATGAGTATTGCTGAGAAGGTGATTTTCAGGGGATGA